DNA sequence from the Deinococcus detaillensis genome:
GAGGATGTATGGCTGTTAACGCCAACAGAGGCTGATATGCGTCGGCTGCTTTCCCCTATCCAATGGGTAGATGCCTTGAGGTTCGGTGAGTGCCGCCTGTGTAATTGTCCTTTACGGTGCATTGCCCGCCATTTTGACTGTATAGAATTCTGAAATTATATACTTTTGTGAGTATAAAGATATACGATGCTAGAGACGAACGAGTAATTTCATCGTTCCATCTGTGCAAAATGGCGAGTAGTCAAAAAGATGCACAGTTGTACTTTTAGCTCAGCAGAAGTACAACTGTGCGCTCGGATGAAATTCTAGCTGTACAGCTTTGCTTAATCGAGTTTTTGGGCAACATTGGGGAGGCCGTTTGTCATGCATGAACCTACTTGAGGTTCCCCCCGTCGTCGGTCCAGTCCAGTTGCACTCCAAATCTTATCTCAGCCCGCCTGATTCAGGCGGGCGAATGAACGAGGCGGATGGTTATTGAGCTAGCTGTGTAGGCGCACCTCGTTGTCATCCCGATGCCAAGCTGCCACGACCAAGAGTTTATTCGGAAAATATGTAGACTAATGGTATGACGACGACACAGCCTCACCAAGCGCAGATTGATGAGCAAGAAACTATCTGGGAAGTGCCAGATGCCCTCTGGACACGCCTTGAACCGCTCCTGATTGGGAACCGGACAAAAGTCAGCGGCAGGTAAAAAGACTGTGTAGGAGAGTGTCAACGTGATCAGGCGACGCATCTTTTGGCTGTGAATGGGCGATCAAATATGCATTGGCGAGTCGGAGCAGCCCCAGGAGCAAGATTTTCTTGCCTGGCGGTCTGTTTTTATGGGGGACATAGCCGCCCAGATGAGCCAGCAGTTGAAGTTGTGGGGCATCAAGCGACTCGCTGAGATCGAACACGAACGAGGCCGCAATCCAGGCCAGCGCGACCAGGGTTCGGAGGGCGTCAAAGTCGAGTATTTGGACCTGTTCCCAGCCGATCGCAGATTTGGTCCACGAGAAGACCTCTTCCACGTCCCAACACCAGTACAGCTGTAAAGATGGAAGCTACACGGCCTATCATTGGGATGGACAGCCTCGTTCGGCTCGCTCGCTTCCTCCACCGCAGCGGAGCTGCGGCTCCTTTACAGGACGGTCACTTATGCCCGGACCCAATCTCCCCCCCCGCCGACCCTCTGGCTGAGCTTGTCCCCAGCACGTCAACAGTGCCTTTTACAAGCGCTGGTTCGGCTGCTGGAACGGCAACTGCGGTCGACCGACCTGAACAAGACGCAGGAACCTCATGACGGCGCTCACTGACCTGCGGCGCCATCACAAGATCGAGGTGAATCACCTCGATCGGCTGGCCACCGTTTATGTGCGCCAGTCCACGCTGGCCCAACTTCAGCACCATCAGGAATCCACTCGGTTGCAGTGCGCGATCGTCCACCACGCCGCTGACCTGGGCTGGGCCCCCGACCGTGTGCTGGTCATCGACGACGACCAGGGCAAATCTGGAACGACTGCGACTGGTCGTCCAGGCTTCACCCGTCTGGTGACCGAGGTGAGCCTCGGTCACGTCGGTCTGATTCTCGGCATCGAGATGAGCCGTCTTACCCGCTCGAACCGCGACTGGCACCATCTTCTGGAGGTGTGCGCCTTGTTCCAGACGCTGATCGGGGACGCAGATGGGATCTACAACCCGGCTGATTACAACGACCGTCTGCTGCTCGGCCTGAAAGGCACCATGAGTGAAGCGGAACTGCACATTCTCAAGAACCGGATGCACCAAGGCAAACTCAACAAAGCCCGCCGAGGGGCACTGGGTGCGCCCACGCCGACTGGCTACATTCGTGACGCTTACGGTGAGATTCAGATGGACCCGGACGAGCAGGTGCAGCAGGTGATTCGGCTGATCTTCCGGAAATTCGAGGAGTTGGGGACGCTGCATGCGCTGCTTCATTATCTGGTCGAGCATCAGGTTCAGCTGGGCGTCCGCGATCAGACGCGCGCCGGTGGTGGTCTGTTGACGTGGCGCCGACCGAACCGGATGACCCTGCAGAATCTGCTGCACAACCCGATGTACGCTGGAGTGTATGCATATGGCTGGCGGCAGACCGACCCCCGGAAAAAGCTCGCTGGGCGAAGCTCGACGGGACGGGTCACGCTCCCGCCGGATCAGTGGCATGTCCTGCTGAGAGATCATGTCCCTGCCTACATCAGCTGGGAGCAGTACCAGGAACATGTCGCTCGAATGGCCGCCAATCGCAATGTCGCGTTGTTGTCGGGTGCCCCGAAACGGGGCACCGGGCTGCTCAGTGGTCTGCTGATCTGCGGGCACTGCGGACACCGGATGGTCATTTCCTACCAGAACGCACCCGCAGGCGGAGCGGCGCGCTATAGCTGCACACGACAGGTCACGGATTACGCAGGCCCCTCCTGCTTTAGCTGCACAGGGATGCCAGTGGACCGCTGGGTCACGGCCCAGTTGCTCGATGCCCTGACATTTGCCAGCGTGGCGTTGTCGCTGGAAGCACAGTCGACGTTGAACCGGGACCGAGAGGCGCTGGACCGGCACTGGCACGCTCACCTGGAGCGGGCAAAATATGAGGCAGCGCGTGCGGCCCGACAATATCAGGGGGTGGAGCCAGAACACCGTCTCGTCGCGCGTTCCCTGGAACGTGCCTGGGAGCAGGCTCTGGAGGCGGAGCGAACCTTGAATGAGGAGTACGAGCGCCATGTACAGCTGCGACCTCGGCAGCTGAGCACCGACGAGATCTGTCAGGTACAGACGCTTTCAACGGCCTTACCCACGTTGTGGTCGGCGTCGACCACAACCATGCAGGATCGTAAGGAGATCCTGCGGTTGGTGATCGGGCGGATCATCGTCTGGGGAGAC
Encoded proteins:
- a CDS encoding recombinase family protein; this translates as MTALTDLRRHHKIEVNHLDRLATVYVRQSTLAQLQHHQESTRLQCAIVHHAADLGWAPDRVLVIDDDQGKSGTTATGRPGFTRLVTEVSLGHVGLILGIEMSRLTRSNRDWHHLLEVCALFQTLIGDADGIYNPADYNDRLLLGLKGTMSEAELHILKNRMHQGKLNKARRGALGAPTPTGYIRDAYGEIQMDPDEQVQQVIRLIFRKFEELGTLHALLHYLVEHQVQLGVRDQTRAGGGLLTWRRPNRMTLQNLLHNPMYAGVYAYGWRQTDPRKKLAGRSSTGRVTLPPDQWHVLLRDHVPAYISWEQYQEHVARMAANRNVALLSGAPKRGTGLLSGLLICGHCGHRMVISYQNAPAGGAARYSCTRQVTDYAGPSCFSCTGMPVDRWVTAQLLDALTFASVALSLEAQSTLNRDREALDRHWHAHLERAKYEAARAARQYQGVEPEHRLVARSLERAWEQALEAERTLNEEYERHVQLRPRQLSTDEICQVQTLSTALPTLWSASTTTMQDRKEILRLVIGRIIVWGDVNTERMDVRIEWQGDHVT